In one Sphingomonas sp. S1-29 genomic region, the following are encoded:
- a CDS encoding peroxiredoxin, producing the protein MTLEPGAPIPDVAVTLPDGSVRRLADATGRALVVYFYPKDDTPGCTREAQGFSEAMPAFEAAGVEILGISKDPPAKHQKFAAKYALAVPLASDVDDSVCEAFGAWVEKSMYGKQYMGIDRSTFLFGADGRLVRAWRKVKVPGHVDEVLAAANALPRG; encoded by the coding sequence ATGACGCTCGAACCCGGTGCCCCGATCCCCGATGTCGCGGTAACGCTGCCCGATGGCAGCGTGCGGCGCCTGGCCGACGCTACCGGCCGCGCGCTGGTGGTGTATTTCTACCCCAAGGACGACACGCCGGGCTGCACCCGCGAGGCGCAGGGCTTTTCCGAGGCGATGCCCGCGTTCGAGGCGGCGGGCGTCGAGATCCTCGGCATCTCGAAGGATCCTCCCGCCAAGCACCAGAAGTTCGCGGCCAAATATGCGCTCGCCGTACCGCTCGCCAGCGATGTCGACGACAGCGTCTGCGAAGCGTTCGGCGCCTGGGTCGAAAAGAGCATGTACGGCAAACAATATATGGGGATCGACCGATCGACCTTCCTGTTCGGCGCCGATGGCCGGCTGGTGCGCGCCTGGCGCAAGGTGAAGGTGCCGGGCCATGTCGATGAGGTGCTTGCAGCCGCCAACGCGCTGCCGCGGGGGTAG